From a single Lewinella sp. LCG006 genomic region:
- a CDS encoding N-acetylmuramoyl-L-alanine amidase, with product MIRNQNIPGLNVPTMTQTLKLILLPTLLLLFSPLKATFFNNSLASVNTVLPTEKHPFVHLEALALAERLKGTLKLANTKPPFRIKTIVIDAGHGGHDPGCSGAGSQEKHLALAIAKAFAANIQANYTDIQVILTRDEDVFIPLHERAAIANRAHADLFISIHCNAMPPNNGGTSGTETYVMGLHTAGHNLDVAKRENNAILLEENYERNYDYDPNSPEGHILLSMFQNAFLEQSILFAERVEHHFHLTAERKSRGVKQAGFVVLKETAMPSVLIETGFLTNKGDEAFLDSPEGQATMANALLAAFSEYKALLEGEDIAAVQPVKFAATQQPSLSTPKGNPTPQANTIRPQVNTSPQVPGKNNTSSSVAVTYTPPPTVTTRPEVPGNYNYSTTPSSPSSTVKAEPVITPAIATQERYSAPVPARERALQPKGSTDTSWAAKLGQDDNVKATNGLIFCVQLAAAPQPLDTRSPVWQDANYLIEVVQEANMYKYQVRNFRYLNEASNAREILQAHGFQDAFLVAYYQGQRISLAEAKALLNGN from the coding sequence ATGATTCGAAATCAAAACATCCCCGGACTCAACGTGCCAACAATGACACAAACCCTGAAACTAATCCTTCTTCCAACGCTGTTGCTATTGTTTTCGCCGCTCAAAGCGACATTTTTTAACAATTCTTTAGCAAGCGTTAATACGGTACTTCCTACGGAAAAGCACCCCTTTGTCCACTTGGAAGCCTTGGCTTTAGCAGAACGGCTCAAAGGTACCTTAAAGCTGGCAAACACCAAGCCTCCTTTTCGTATAAAAACCATTGTTATCGATGCTGGCCACGGTGGGCATGATCCTGGTTGCTCTGGTGCTGGCTCTCAGGAAAAGCATCTGGCCTTGGCAATCGCCAAAGCTTTTGCAGCAAATATTCAGGCCAATTATACTGATATTCAGGTGATTCTCACCCGTGATGAAGATGTATTTATCCCCCTACACGAAAGGGCAGCCATCGCTAATCGGGCCCACGCCGACCTTTTTATTTCTATCCATTGTAATGCGATGCCACCTAATAATGGAGGCACTTCTGGCACGGAAACCTACGTCATGGGGCTGCATACAGCAGGGCATAACCTCGATGTTGCAAAACGGGAAAACAATGCTATCCTTTTGGAAGAAAACTACGAACGCAATTACGATTATGACCCCAACTCACCGGAGGGGCACATCTTGCTGAGTATGTTCCAAAATGCCTTCCTCGAACAAAGTATCCTCTTTGCCGAAAGAGTAGAACACCATTTTCATCTTACGGCCGAAAGAAAGAGCAGAGGCGTGAAACAAGCAGGTTTTGTTGTGCTTAAAGAAACGGCCATGCCCAGCGTGCTGATTGAGACAGGTTTTTTGACCAACAAAGGAGACGAAGCTTTTCTCGATTCACCAGAAGGGCAAGCCACCATGGCCAATGCTCTACTAGCAGCTTTCAGTGAATACAAGGCACTCCTTGAAGGAGAAGATATTGCCGCTGTACAGCCCGTGAAGTTTGCAGCAACGCAACAACCATCCCTTAGCACCCCCAAGGGGAATCCTACACCTCAAGCAAATACCATTCGCCCACAGGTTAATACCTCCCCTCAGGTACCCGGGAAGAACAATACCAGCTCATCTGTTGCAGTGACTTACACACCACCGCCAACCGTCACCACTCGTCCGGAGGTGCCAGGAAATTACAATTATTCCACTACCCCCTCCTCGCCTTCTTCTACCGTGAAAGCAGAGCCCGTCATTACTCCTGCTATAGCTACCCAGGAGCGATACAGTGCCCCGGTACCTGCCCGCGAAAGAGCATTACAACCGAAGGGGTCTACAGATACCAGTTGGGCCGCAAAATTGGGCCAGGATGACAACGTTAAAGCCACCAACGGGCTCATTTTCTGTGTTCAGTTGGCGGCAGCACCACAACCACTTGATACCAGATCACCCGTATGGCAAGACGCCAATTATCTGATCGAAGTCGTTCAAGAAGCAAATATGTATAAATACCAAGTCAGAAATTTTCGCTATTTAAACGAAGCGAGTAATGCCCGGGAAATTCTGCAAGCGCATGGTTTTCAGGATGCTTTCCTCGTAGCTTACTACCAAGGCCAACGAATAAGTCTGGCCGAAGCAAAGGCTTTGTTGAATGGCAATTAA
- a CDS encoding MlaD family protein codes for MSSEVRTGILALVAIALTLWGIKYIQGSNILSSSKTFYAYYDDIMGVQVGTPVQISGVSVGSVSARDLGVEDRRVRLTFTLEREVPLPKDTKAVLATTSPLGDMAIIFEYDHPCQGGADCAEDGDTFTGITRGLVASLLGDGGLTTYIEQLKEGMKDIVDSLNNGLLSEDAEGPLAESVRDLRGTMSNLKEATGRMNLMLQRSSPALEASLNNMAALTSTLEEQKANIANIIANTDSLSQQMVDARLDEAVNQAKATINELNATLVTANSALSGVDELVGQLKAGEGTLGMLLQDEELYNNLNALSFSMDSLMMDIQEKPYRYVPLKSRRKVEKYDRQDEQEDNN; via the coding sequence ATGTCTTCAGAAGTACGTACCGGAATTTTAGCCCTTGTGGCTATTGCACTTACCTTGTGGGGAATTAAATACATCCAGGGAAGTAATATTCTAAGCTCCTCCAAGACCTTTTATGCCTATTATGACGACATCATGGGTGTACAAGTGGGTACTCCCGTACAAATCAGTGGGGTAAGCGTAGGCTCTGTTTCCGCCCGTGATTTGGGTGTGGAAGATCGTCGGGTCCGCCTCACATTCACACTGGAACGCGAAGTTCCCCTCCCCAAAGATACCAAAGCAGTCCTGGCTACTACCAGCCCTTTGGGGGATATGGCCATCATTTTTGAATACGACCACCCCTGCCAAGGCGGAGCAGATTGTGCGGAAGACGGCGATACATTTACCGGAATAACCCGTGGATTGGTAGCATCCTTGTTGGGCGATGGAGGTCTAACAACCTATATTGAACAGCTCAAAGAAGGGATGAAGGACATCGTTGACTCTCTTAACAATGGTCTCCTCAGTGAGGATGCCGAAGGCCCTCTGGCGGAATCGGTTCGGGACTTGCGCGGAACCATGTCTAACCTGAAGGAAGCGACCGGTCGGATGAATTTGATGCTTCAGCGCTCTTCCCCTGCACTGGAAGCTTCTCTCAATAACATGGCAGCGCTCACCAGCACGTTGGAAGAACAGAAGGCCAATATTGCTAACATTATTGCCAATACCGATAGTTTAAGTCAACAAATGGTTGATGCCCGCCTGGATGAGGCAGTCAATCAGGCTAAAGCTACCATTAATGAACTCAACGCAACTTTGGTTACTGCCAATTCTGCCCTGAGCGGAGTAGACGAATTGGTGGGGCAATTGAAGGCCGGCGAGGGCACTTTAGGAATGCTGCTCCAGGACGAGGAACTTTACAACAACTTGAACGCACTATCCTTCTCCATGGACTCCCTGATGATGGATATCCAGGAAAAACCTTACCGTTATGTTCCCCTCAAAAGTCGCCGTAAGGTAGAGAAATATGATCGCCAGGATGAGCAAGAAGATAATAACTAG
- the ppk1 gene encoding polyphosphate kinase 1 produces the protein MENTGFTYISRDISWLHFNYRVLQEAMDKSVPLYERIKFLAIYSSNLDEFFRVRVAYIRSFKSLRKEDRKRLLDIKPKKVLKEILALVQQQQRQFGRVFREEIIPALQEEGIYLVTQDRLGAKQLEFIHQYFQEKVLPLLERRSYLEGEKAPFLENRQLYFIVDHGEEKPWEVINIPSNILSRFLVVPSSNDDYVVMYLDDVIRAALPQYLGEQEPRVYCVKVSRDAELYIDDEYSGDLLDKIKASLAERRAGLPTRFLFDQTMPENLVTRVRKAYGLSKYDLIPGGRYHNFNDYFGFPIPADKDNLHDKPLIPLAHPRLEHAAFLLKTIREQDEWLHFPYQKYNYIPRLIKEAANDPDVHTLRITLYRVAKQSDVVDGLLQALALGKKVEVFVEAKARFDEAANLYWGEELKKAGADVRFSFPGIKVHSKLLLIECSNNLNISYLGTGNFNEQTARTYADHALLTANQELAFDVRQVFELLMGRLILPATKHLLVAPFDLRDKLIKKINREIKHAKAGREAFIRLKMNSLEEPGMIDKLYQASNAGVKIQLIIRGICCLVPGVKGQSENIEVISVLDRFLEHARIYYFFNDGKEELFTASADWMSRNLFRRVEVAIPIYDPRLRRELIDLLDIQWSDNRKARIINQELDNRYRQPRPGERLIRSQVAYYEYLSKLSSGDV, from the coding sequence ATGGAAAATACGGGCTTTACTTATATATCAAGAGACATTAGCTGGCTGCATTTTAACTATCGAGTGCTTCAAGAGGCGATGGACAAGTCGGTTCCACTCTATGAGCGAATTAAGTTTCTTGCGATTTACAGCTCCAACCTGGACGAATTTTTCCGGGTGAGGGTAGCATACATTCGTTCTTTTAAATCGTTGCGCAAGGAAGATCGTAAACGTCTGTTGGACATCAAGCCGAAGAAAGTACTCAAAGAGATATTAGCACTGGTACAGCAGCAGCAACGTCAATTCGGTCGTGTTTTCAGAGAAGAAATTATTCCGGCCCTGCAAGAAGAGGGGATTTATCTCGTTACCCAAGACCGGTTAGGTGCCAAACAACTGGAATTTATCCATCAGTATTTTCAAGAAAAGGTATTGCCACTATTAGAGCGAAGAAGTTATCTTGAAGGCGAAAAGGCTCCTTTTTTAGAAAATCGCCAGCTCTATTTTATCGTTGACCACGGGGAAGAAAAACCGTGGGAAGTCATCAATATTCCCAGCAATATATTGTCAAGGTTCCTGGTAGTACCTTCCTCCAACGATGATTATGTGGTGATGTACCTTGATGATGTGATCAGGGCTGCTTTACCTCAGTATTTGGGAGAGCAAGAGCCTCGCGTATATTGTGTCAAGGTATCCAGAGATGCTGAACTTTATATTGATGATGAATACAGCGGTGATTTGCTGGACAAGATCAAAGCATCTTTAGCAGAACGCCGTGCTGGTCTGCCCACGCGCTTTTTATTTGACCAGACCATGCCGGAAAACCTGGTTACCCGGGTCCGTAAAGCTTATGGATTGTCAAAATATGACTTGATTCCAGGGGGGCGATACCACAATTTTAATGACTATTTTGGGTTCCCAATACCTGCAGACAAGGACAATCTGCATGATAAGCCGCTGATTCCACTTGCGCATCCACGCCTTGAACATGCAGCATTTTTACTGAAAACCATACGTGAGCAAGACGAGTGGTTGCATTTTCCTTACCAAAAATACAATTACATTCCGCGCCTGATCAAGGAAGCGGCCAATGACCCTGATGTGCATACCCTACGGATTACACTTTACCGTGTAGCTAAGCAATCGGATGTGGTTGATGGTTTGTTACAAGCTTTGGCGCTCGGAAAGAAAGTGGAAGTTTTTGTGGAAGCAAAAGCGCGTTTTGACGAAGCTGCTAACCTTTACTGGGGAGAAGAATTGAAAAAGGCAGGTGCTGATGTTCGTTTCAGTTTTCCTGGTATCAAAGTGCATTCAAAGTTACTTTTAATAGAGTGTTCTAATAATTTGAATATCAGTTATTTAGGGACTGGTAATTTTAATGAGCAAACGGCTCGCACCTACGCTGACCATGCTTTGTTGACCGCTAACCAGGAGTTGGCCTTTGATGTCCGTCAAGTTTTTGAGTTATTGATGGGGCGTTTGATCTTGCCGGCAACCAAGCACCTTCTGGTAGCCCCCTTCGACCTTAGAGACAAGCTCATTAAGAAAATCAACCGGGAAATAAAGCATGCGAAAGCAGGCCGGGAGGCTTTTATTCGCTTGAAAATGAATAGCCTGGAAGAGCCGGGTATGATTGATAAACTGTACCAGGCGAGTAATGCCGGGGTGAAAATTCAATTGATCATCCGCGGTATCTGTTGTTTGGTGCCAGGTGTGAAAGGGCAGAGTGAAAACATTGAAGTGATCAGTGTACTGGATCGCTTTTTGGAGCATGCGCGCATCTATTACTTTTTCAACGATGGCAAAGAAGAACTATTTACGGCCTCTGCCGACTGGATGAGTCGCAATCTTTTCCGGCGTGTAGAAGTAGCTATTCCTATCTATGACCCCCGCCTACGCCGGGAACTTATTGACCTACTAGATATACAATGGTCTGACAATCGCAAGGCGAGAATCATTAACCAGGAGCTGGATAATCGCTATCGCCAGCCAAGACCAGGGGAGAGGTTGATCCGTTCGCAGGTAGCGTATTATGAGTATCTCAGTAAGCTTTCAAGCGGAGATGTTTAA
- a CDS encoding class I SAM-dependent methyltransferase has translation MTNQEAHQQQAKRIQQYYAFQSRIYDLTRWSFLFGRSAILNELPYEYEEPFHLLEVGCGTGHNLVRAKRLFAEVKLTGMDVSADMLAKAKSRFSASQEVVFLEQPYGDNCYTWTGKLDAILFSYALTMINPQWETLIHQAYKDLRPGGYIAVVDFHDSPWPFFKKHMAGHHVKMDSHLLPVLKDNFYPIKKEVRNAYFGIWKYLLFIGKKV, from the coding sequence ATGACCAATCAGGAGGCACACCAACAACAGGCAAAGCGAATTCAGCAATATTATGCTTTTCAATCTCGCATTTATGATCTCACCCGCTGGTCTTTCCTGTTTGGGCGGTCGGCTATTTTGAACGAACTCCCTTATGAATACGAGGAGCCTTTTCATTTATTGGAGGTAGGCTGTGGCACAGGGCATAACCTGGTTCGTGCCAAACGACTTTTTGCAGAAGTAAAATTGACGGGGATGGATGTTTCTGCCGATATGCTGGCAAAAGCTAAAAGCCGTTTTTCTGCGTCGCAAGAGGTCGTTTTTCTGGAACAACCCTACGGGGATAATTGCTATACCTGGACAGGAAAATTGGATGCAATACTGTTCTCCTACGCGCTAACCATGATCAACCCGCAGTGGGAAACACTGATACACCAAGCTTATAAAGACCTTAGGCCCGGCGGCTACATTGCAGTCGTTGATTTTCATGATAGCCCTTGGCCGTTCTTTAAAAAACATATGGCTGGCCATCATGTGAAGATGGACAGCCATTTGTTACCTGTTTTAAAAGACAATTTCTATCCCATCAAAAAGGAAGTCAGAAACGCTTATTTTGGGATCTGGAAGTATCTCCTGTTTATTGGGAAGAAAGTGTAG
- a CDS encoding putative LPS assembly protein LptD, producing the protein MKTKLLFSFWFFLVFSILSAQDTTLVRQDTFPTSTIQVDTLGQDSSLSISLGVPVSQDALEDAVEYNADTMKLNARKQKIYLYGNAFVSYTNITLKADYIELDWAKSEVLAQGVLNDTTGVLEGIPEFQEGENTFLAERMRYNFETRKGIVYDVTTQQDDIMVKGARSKFISAPPGDTTANDVIYSEDAIFTTCTADHPHFGIRSSKQKVIPNKLVIVGPSNLEIMDVPTPLWLPFGFFPVSGGRSTGLIFPRDYEYSEQWGFGLKQIGWFFPLGDNFNLTVAGDIYLEGTYGLGATVQYRKRYGYNGNFNFRFDSRRQEEIVNVLDPVTGETMTGPNGNIVQESIFRRANGILLNWSHNQDAAAHPMNRLGGSINFQTNNFQQRVFNDARSVGTNVINSNFTFSRNWLDKPISMSVAFRHSQNTRTRSMNVDFPTFQFQTQALYPFRRKERVGAKRWYEDITLRYTNEARANFTAPDTAFFERQTLENARYGMQQTASAGTSFKVLKYFNLNPGVNFKEVWYMEALDVTFDPENGVVQDTTILPDGSIQIETVDFGTWDQETAPGFSSYRTYNANLSLNTQIFGTYLFDKGKIRGLRHVIKPNISVGYQPDYINNDNYFNSVQDTLDETTNRLISRYQNGIFGGPPSSEMQMALNYSITNIFEAKIFSRRDSTEKNIKLFDNIYINGSYNFAADSLKWTPIAVSGTTRLFKGATTFSFNTTFDPQVRQETSEGSGVFRRINQTTWQQSGKPFEFVNATFRLNTNLTVAKIRALFQGKEEEVIEEVDIEGNDLRPVDETDFLSLFENFSIRHNMAFGINPVSADRDTFSVTTHSIELRGSLGLTPNWNVDIGSIGYDFARKQTTYPYLGLRRDLHCWELGFNWAPTRNTYSFYLRVKPGTLDFLKVPYQRNNADGSRAF; encoded by the coding sequence TTGAAGACAAAGTTACTCTTTTCATTTTGGTTCTTCCTAGTATTCAGCATCTTGTCTGCTCAGGATACTACATTGGTACGGCAGGATACCTTCCCTACTTCAACTATTCAGGTAGACACCTTGGGGCAAGATTCCAGCCTTAGCATTAGTTTGGGGGTACCTGTCTCTCAAGATGCCCTGGAAGATGCCGTTGAGTATAACGCGGATACCATGAAGCTTAATGCCCGTAAGCAGAAAATTTACCTGTACGGCAATGCTTTTGTTTCCTATACCAATATTACGCTAAAAGCCGATTATATTGAACTGGATTGGGCAAAAAGTGAGGTGTTGGCTCAAGGTGTCTTGAATGATACGACGGGTGTCTTGGAAGGAATACCGGAGTTCCAAGAAGGGGAGAATACCTTTTTGGCCGAACGAATGCGCTACAACTTCGAAACCCGTAAAGGCATTGTCTACGATGTGACGACGCAGCAAGACGACATTATGGTGAAAGGCGCTCGTTCCAAGTTTATCAGCGCCCCTCCCGGAGATACCACCGCCAACGATGTCATCTATAGCGAAGATGCCATCTTCACCACCTGTACCGCAGACCATCCGCACTTCGGTATTCGGAGTAGCAAGCAGAAAGTAATTCCTAATAAATTAGTCATTGTTGGGCCTTCCAACCTGGAAATTATGGATGTCCCCACACCGCTGTGGTTACCTTTCGGGTTTTTTCCGGTTTCGGGCGGTCGCAGCACGGGGCTCATTTTCCCCAGGGACTACGAATATTCCGAACAATGGGGCTTTGGCTTGAAACAAATAGGTTGGTTCTTTCCCCTTGGGGATAATTTTAACCTTACGGTAGCGGGTGATATTTATCTAGAAGGTACCTACGGCCTGGGGGCTACGGTGCAGTACCGCAAAAGATATGGCTACAATGGTAATTTTAACTTCCGTTTTGATAGCCGTCGCCAGGAAGAGATCGTCAATGTGCTTGATCCGGTAACCGGAGAAACCATGACGGGCCCCAATGGTAATATTGTTCAGGAATCTATTTTTCGCCGCGCCAACGGTATCTTACTCAACTGGTCGCACAACCAGGACGCGGCTGCGCACCCGATGAACAGGTTGGGCGGTTCGATCAATTTTCAGACCAATAACTTCCAGCAAAGGGTCTTCAATGATGCACGTTCGGTAGGAACCAATGTGATCAACTCCAACTTTACTTTTTCTCGGAATTGGCTGGATAAGCCGATCTCGATGAGTGTAGCTTTCCGCCACAGTCAAAACACGCGTACGCGGAGCATGAACGTGGATTTTCCAACCTTTCAGTTTCAAACTCAGGCACTGTACCCCTTCCGACGCAAGGAAAGAGTAGGCGCCAAGCGCTGGTATGAAGACATCACCCTGCGCTACACCAATGAAGCGAGAGCCAATTTCACCGCTCCGGATACTGCTTTCTTCGAACGTCAAACCCTGGAAAATGCCCGCTATGGGATGCAGCAAACCGCCAGCGCCGGAACCTCTTTCAAAGTACTCAAATACTTTAACCTCAACCCCGGGGTCAACTTTAAAGAGGTTTGGTACATGGAAGCTCTGGACGTAACTTTTGACCCCGAAAATGGCGTAGTACAAGACACCACCATCCTTCCCGATGGCTCCATCCAGATAGAGACGGTTGACTTTGGTACCTGGGATCAAGAAACGGCCCCTGGCTTTTCTTCCTACCGAACTTATAATGCCAACCTGAGTTTGAATACCCAGATCTTTGGTACTTACCTTTTTGATAAGGGAAAAATACGTGGCCTTCGTCATGTCATCAAGCCCAATATATCCGTTGGCTACCAGCCGGATTATATCAACAATGACAATTACTTCAACTCGGTTCAGGATACCTTGGATGAAACCACTAACCGATTGATTTCGCGCTATCAAAACGGTATTTTTGGAGGCCCTCCCAGCTCGGAAATGCAGATGGCGCTCAATTACAGTATCACCAATATTTTTGAAGCCAAGATTTTTTCGCGGCGCGACTCCACTGAAAAAAACATCAAGCTTTTTGATAACATTTATATCAACGGAAGCTACAATTTCGCAGCGGATTCCCTAAAGTGGACGCCCATTGCGGTTTCTGGTACAACTCGACTATTTAAGGGAGCAACAACGTTTTCGTTTAATACCACCTTTGATCCACAGGTAAGGCAAGAAACCAGCGAAGGGTCTGGCGTCTTTCGCCGAATAAATCAAACAACCTGGCAACAAAGTGGTAAACCCTTTGAGTTCGTCAATGCAACCTTTCGCCTGAATACCAATTTGACAGTAGCAAAAATTCGTGCCCTCTTCCAGGGAAAGGAAGAAGAAGTTATAGAGGAAGTTGATATCGAAGGTAATGATCTTCGCCCTGTAGATGAAACCGACTTTTTAAGCCTGTTTGAAAACTTCTCCATCCGGCACAACATGGCCTTTGGGATCAACCCCGTTTCTGCCGATCGCGATACTTTTTCGGTGACCACGCACAGTATCGAACTGCGGGGAAGTCTGGGCCTTACCCCGAACTGGAATGTCGACATTGGCTCAATAGGCTACGATTTTGCGCGCAAGCAAACCACTTATCCTTACCTGGGCTTACGCCGCGACCTGCACTGCTGGGAGTTGGGCTTCAATTGGGCGCCTACGCGGAATACCTATTCTTTCTACCTCAGAGTGAAGCCTGGTACGCTCGATTTCCTCAAAGTGCCTTATCAGCGGAATAATGCCGATGGGAGTCGGGCTTTTTAG
- a CDS encoding DUF3419 family protein → MKYVDHLQDWLFRLVHQNNLIYNTCWEDPRCDRQMLGFNQDSEVVMITSAGCNALDYLLDDPKAIHAIDMNPRQNALLDLKKASLSQLYFEDHFTLFGAGKHPDFSTLYTQQLRQQLPAYAQEIWDRSGNYFSGKAGRKTMYYYGTSGMLAWLLRGYLKARPKINRDLKALFAADTLEEQIRIYDALEPRLLNQLVHWAVNRHFTMCLIGVPQSQQALFKDEYERGITGFLQDCLRRVFRTLPIKDNYFWQLYYQGYYQPDCAPNYLQEQHFETLKNRQERIQTYNNTLSGFLKENPGAYTQYILLDHQDWLAAHDLAGLVEEWELILENSRSGTRILMRSAADKIDFIPAFVHQRVDFKSNMELADIHAADRVATYASVQLGIVK, encoded by the coding sequence GTGAAATACGTCGACCATCTTCAAGACTGGCTTTTTCGCCTCGTTCACCAGAATAACCTCATCTATAATACTTGCTGGGAAGACCCGCGTTGTGACCGACAAATGCTGGGGTTTAACCAGGACAGTGAGGTGGTCATGATCACCAGTGCCGGTTGTAATGCCCTGGATTATTTGCTGGATGATCCCAAGGCGATTCATGCTATAGATATGAATCCGCGGCAGAATGCTTTGCTGGACTTAAAGAAAGCCAGCCTTAGTCAACTGTATTTTGAGGATCATTTTACCCTTTTTGGTGCGGGCAAGCACCCGGATTTTTCTACGCTGTATACCCAGCAGCTAAGACAACAATTACCTGCCTATGCCCAAGAGATATGGGATCGTTCGGGCAATTACTTTTCTGGAAAGGCAGGTCGGAAAACAATGTACTACTACGGTACCTCTGGGATGCTGGCATGGTTGTTAAGAGGTTACCTGAAAGCACGACCCAAAATAAATCGCGATCTAAAAGCACTTTTTGCTGCGGATACCCTGGAAGAGCAGATTCGGATTTATGATGCATTGGAGCCTCGCTTATTGAATCAACTGGTGCATTGGGCGGTCAATCGGCATTTTACAATGTGCTTGATTGGTGTCCCTCAGAGTCAGCAAGCACTTTTCAAGGACGAATACGAAAGAGGTATCACGGGCTTTCTCCAAGACTGTCTGAGAAGAGTCTTTCGCACCTTACCCATCAAAGACAATTACTTTTGGCAGTTGTACTACCAGGGCTACTACCAACCTGATTGTGCGCCCAATTATTTGCAAGAGCAGCATTTTGAAACCTTGAAAAACCGCCAGGAACGAATTCAGACGTACAACAACACCCTGAGCGGTTTTTTGAAAGAAAACCCTGGTGCTTACACCCAATACATATTACTGGATCATCAGGATTGGCTCGCGGCGCACGATCTTGCCGGATTGGTAGAAGAATGGGAACTGATACTGGAAAACAGCCGATCGGGTACGCGCATTCTCATGCGTTCTGCTGCGGATAAAATCGATTTTATACCCGCGTTCGTTCATCAACGAGTTGATTTCAAATCAAACATGGAATTGGCCGATATTCATGCTGCAGACCGGGTAGCTACTTATGCCAGCGTTCAGTTGGGAATCGTCAAATAG